DNA sequence from the Leptospira limi genome:
ACTTACCGAAGTTCCCTGACCCTGAGTCCCGGAACGGGACGTTAGGGACTGGCATGTAGCTTGCGTAAGCAAGGCGAATGCCAGAAAGGGAATTTGCCGCAGGCCGAGCGAGGCCGTAAGTGCCGAAGCGAAGCGGTAAGTCGCTGTTATGCGAAGTAAAACGGATGTTCAATTGGTTTTCTTATAAATACTTAGAAGAGCTTTATATTTATTAGCATTCAAAATCAATATTTCTTCATTGGTTATTAAATCGAAATATTTCTGCTTTGAATAGGGTATTTTATCAAGAAATTCTGAAAAATTTGAATTACATTCTGATTTTTCGCTCCAATTAAGATTTTTAGAGGAAATACAATCATGTCGGGATTTGCAGGCGTTATCTAGAGAATTTTGATCGATAGGACAAATATTGTAGATATTAAAATTCGGTTTAATTCTACAATAACATCCATAATTAATGTTTGAAAAAGTATTATTCCATTCCTCGACAAATTGTAGTCTTAATTGATTATTCTTAATTTCTGATTTTAATTTTTCTAATAGAATATGATATTCATCACAAAATACAGGATCATCGAAACAGATTTTAATAAGATCTTCATTATTATTAATTTTATTTTTACGATTTTCCTCAAATTCTTTTATTTCTATTTCCTGTGATTTCTTTTTTTCAATTGATGACGATAACTTTTGGTGTTCTTTTCTTTCAATTTCTTTAATCTTTACATCTTCTCTAAAGTTAGGATTTACCAGATAAACTATCCAATAGAAAAATTGACCAATTGCTTCTAATACACTTAAAGGATTCATTTTTTTAGTTTAATTTTGTTTTATTTCGCATAACGAACTAGCTAACCGACGTAGGCTGACCCTGAGCCTCGAAGAGGCGTTAGGGACTGGCACGAGGCTTGCTTGAGCAAGAGGAGTGCCAGAAGCCTATGTGCCGAAGGCCAAGCGAGGGCGAAAGTCCCGAAGCGCAG
Encoded proteins:
- a CDS encoding glycine/betaine ABC transporter permease — translated: MNPLSVLEAIGQFFYWIVYLVNPNFREDVKIKEIERKEHQKLSSSIEKKKSQEIEIKEFEENRKNKINNNEDLIKICFDDPVFCDEYHILLEKLKSEIKNNQLRLQFVEEWNNTFSNINYGCYCRIKPNFNIYNICPIDQNSLDNACKSRHDCISSKNLNWSEKSECNSNFSEFLDKIPYSKQKYFDLITNEEILILNANKYKALLSIYKKTN